GTTTTTATCGAGCCTGAGGGAGGTGAATGGTGCTTCTCAAACAGAAAGCTGCATCCTAAAATTCAGATGATCAGTACCGACTCGTTTTCTTTCGTGAATTTTAATGTGTGCAGCCTTCCGTTTGAGAAGCTCTGAATCAGGAGTCGATTATTCCCCTTGATGGAATCGATTCCTTTGGATTCGACTCTCGATTCCCAGCGCCTCCGGATTTCCAACATTCCCACATTTCCCAGCCCTGCAGCGAGGACACTGCgcagatagaaagagagaaagagtagCTCGCTGGATTTGATCCGTTTTATGTCCTAGAAAACATTTGTATAGGTAAGCTATAACTTTAACACAGACACTAATTTTATCACTCGCGGACattgtttttctatatttaatcCAATTCGATCCGTCTGAGAGATATGAGAATTAATTGCTGACAAGCGACAGGCCTAAAGCACAGAAAAATTAGCGTTTTAAATACTTATAAACTCTCTTTTATAGTGGACAAGACCGCGAGTATGTTTTCAAAGAGGGGTTATTGAACACGAATCTGTTTCTGAAAGTGTTTTTCGTATTTCCGCTTCTGTgttatgctgttgtttttgtgatgtgaAATCGAAAGTATTTTTAACCAGACATTTCTCAGTCCGCTAAAGTCTGACGTCACCGCTTCCGTGTCCAATCAGAtatcacgagaaaacaacaaaaggtgctaatatacactcacaatgtgattaaaatactaccaaaaatatataataataacctTTAAATCCATACCGAAATCACAGATaaccagacaatgaaaatataaataaattaatataaaaagtatttgtatttgtggcgctgtgagcacggagactgtagtgtacaccgtgAGTTTGAAAAGGGttatctttaaatgtttaatatgaataaacagtgctaataaacggctgctgaggtagtattctcaagtgaagcgagttgaCCACTTAACAACTGAATAAGACCAGTGCATCTGTttgtaactcactttattttatatagtgttttttgttgctgttgctgctaaCTCAACATATTTCTTCATCTCATGAACATCATCATCTCCAGGTCACACTGAACAGCAGATTGTTGTCTCAAGCCAGTGCTGATCAATGACAGTTTATATGCAGTAtgtgagagaagagaggaaagatgagtctctcacagaaacagaggtaagactgagtctgctttcagagaatcattttaaacactgctgcagtttcagagctttgctggaaaaaaaacaaaaccttaacaaactttgttttatatttacaaatgcttTGCACAACTTCagagcttttatatatatatatatatataataaatgagtagccaattgatgataaatatctgagaattgaaaatcaaaatcataatttACAGTCACTCTTCAGCACTGGGTCTgtacttaattaaattattccACATCACTGATTTCGTTTTTTTAGGTCATACATTGATTGTCagacattaaaaaatgattgcacactTAATTTGAAGGTTTATatgatacttttgaatgtttttattttcctttagtgtgtaatgtatcTTCAAAGTTACAAAGGTCAGAGTCTCCTGTAAAGTGATTTATTCTATCTAACAGAGAACACTGATCCAGAGATGCCTAAAAGGCCTTGACTAAAGTCCAGATATTATTTTCACAAATGTGTGCatcacaatgtgaaatattagcgtaatgctgttcaaaggtttacacAAAGAGAACTCGAGGCTTCAGTGAGTTGTAGTGTTGtcgtcatgttgtggagacgctgtgtgtttggatgtgaaaGCAAACCTGCTTTGTTTGTAATCAgtgtttaagatttatttataacTCTGTTCCTGAGCCGTACGACCCAAAGGTTATCTTGTGTACAGCACGCTTTATGAAGCTGCAGTGCATTTTCTCCCAGCTTCCTGTGTACAACATCAGCTACACACACCtaaatacactgtacataaaacacaataaaccaCACCTAAATAACTGTATACAGAAATTGTTAAACAAATGTGAGTCTGTAAACAAGAATGACTGCTATCTTTACAACTCTGCAATGTTTCTGTGAAGGACTAGAGAGAATGTGTGTTGatataaaacacagatgaagctcctgtagaaaagtttctcttctctctttgtgtcattagtgtaagatcaggatcacatgtgtctgtgaagagtgaccggtcAAAGCATGGTGAAATGCCgaacttcagtgagaaaaaaacatcaatcaaaaggtatttattatctttgacattataatgttgtgttggCTTATTTCTCCACTAAGATGCTTGTGATAGaaagtaatgaaataaaacaaataaatcactgaTTTCCTCTTTATTGAACTCAGTCTGGAGCTTCTTTCCAGTAAAAACAATCACACAAGCAGCCACAAGGAGGTATAAATTAACCATGGAAAATAGATCATGCAGCCAAACATGAATATGTCTTTCCATCTATCCATAGTCATAGATGAACAAATGCATGTCTATACTGTGCTTCATTACCATCCTCAACAGTGAAGCTCTTTAAATGAGACTGAAGGAGCTCCTGTAgtaaagtgttttgttctttgtgtcattagtgtaagatcaggatcacatgtgtccagctctgtgtctgtgaagagtgactggTCAAAGGATGCAGGACCAGTCTTCAGTGAAGAAACAGCATCACGAACCAAACGGTATTTGatctgtttcttatttttgtttacacatagactgtgtcagaaagtgtatcagtgaataattatcataaaacgTATAGtcaataaatgtatcatttatttattgttttgctcTTTGCTAAAATGTTTACAATATAATTTGGTAATATCTTTTcctaaaaatgcagtattttgattttattttttttactctcaggCTTCAGTATGAAACATTAGATCCAGATTTACAGTATCACAGGAACCACAAGAATTTTACAGACAGTCTCCTGCAGATCTTCcaggtaataaaacacattttcaagaatatttaataattatattgaatAAGAGtgtgacagaacttttatttcaattttttctttttaagaacctataaaataagaatgagaacacatttttattaatatttacagcaAATTAATGTTTGTCTCACCTTGATTTTTGatgaatacttttaattaataaatacgtaattttgatcaaatatagattaagatttttttctgtcatttttgtctttctttgtaggatcttgagagcaaaataatcacatttctgaagaaagaactggaaaagtttaagaaaatttacaaaaagagGACATGCAGTACTTTGTGAAGGActttaatgagaacagatgcagtatgaaagaagcagctcttgatctcacgctcagcttcctgagagagatgaagcaagatgaagctgctgatactCTAGAAGGTAAGAGACTCATGATCATCTGTCAGATTGTCAATTATAAATGTAGAGAGAGAGTATGTTtgattaatatatgtatttttttttgtttttttatgtgatgttttttttttttatgatataatgTGTAGTATAGAAGAAgtatcaatgtgtgtttgaaggaattgcaaagcaaggtgactcttcacttctgaagaacatctacacagatctctatatcactcagggttgtagtgaacaggtcaatactgaacatgaggtgagacagattgaagttGCTTCCAGACGTCATGAATCACAGGAGATACAGGTTGAGTGCAAAAATTTGTTTGAAGCACCTGAACAAGACAAGCagatcagaactgtactgacaaaaggagttgctggcatcggaaaatcagtctctgtgcagaagtttgttctggattgggcagaaggaaaagaaaatcaagatatcagcttcatatttcctcttccatttAGAGAGATGAACTTAAAGGAGCAAGAAAAACTAAGTTTGATGGACCTCACAACTCAGTTTTTTCCCGAGACAAAAGGACTGAAGcttacaagaagaaatcaattcaaaGTCTTGTTCATTCTTGATGGTTTGGATGAATGTCGACTTCCCGTAAACTTTAAGGATAATGAGACGTGGTCTGATGTGTCATCACCAGCCTCTCTGGATGTTCTCCTGACGAACctcatcaagggaaatctgcttccttctgctctcatctggatcaccagcagaccagcatctgccagtaagattcctcctgactgtatcgaccggctgacagagatacgaggattcaatgatgcacaaaaggaggagtacttcagaaaaagattcacggatgagaatcaggccaaagaaatcattgatcatgttaaacaatcaaagagtctctttatcatgtgccacatcccagtcttctgctggatttcagccactgttctccagaacattttagaggagaaaagaaataatgttgtgaaaaacaATCAGGCTGATGATGTCTCCAAAACTCTGCAGGAGTCAAATACTGAAGACACTCctaagactctgacacaaatgtacacacactttctcagatttcagatccagcagagcagACGAAAGTATGATGGAGAATATACAGCAGATGTTTCCTGGGATAAAGATGCCATCTTTTCACTGGGGAAACTGGCATTCGATCAGCTGGAAAGAAACAATGTGATCTTCTATGACACAGATCTGGAAGCCTGTGGTATTGACGTCTATaaggcatcagtgtactcaggcatgtgtacccagatctttaaggaggaaatAGGGATCCTTCTTGGTACCATGTACTGCTTCgttcacttgagcattcaagagtttattgcagctctttatgcacatctgtttctagacatCAACATGAAAAATGTGTTTGATCAAGACTCtacagaacagaaaaacaaaagtgaaaccaTTGATTTGCTCAGGACTACAGTGGTCAAGGTGCTTGAGAGTGGCAGTGTTTATCCGGACCATTTCCTTCACTTTCTTCTCAGACTGTCACTTCAGTcgaaaaaaaacatgattgatttgctcaagactgcagtggacaaggcaatagagagtgataatggacacctggatctttttcTTCGCTTCCTCCTTGGTTTGTCCctccagtccaatcagagactcttacagggtcTGTTGATGCAGGAAGACGACAATGACCAGAGCAAAAAAGAAATAGTTCAGTACATCAAGCAGAAATTTGAAGCTAatctgtctccagagagatccatcaatctgttctactgtctgaatgaactgaacgaccaaactctggtgaaagacattcagacccaccttagcaaaggaagtctctcatctgctgatctttcacctgcccagtggtctgctttggtctttgtgttgttgacatcagaggaggagctggaggagtttgagcttcagaaattcaagaaatcagacgagtgtctcattagattatcagcagtcatcaaaacctccaaaagagctctgtaagttatttaatatattttgtcatgttttcttctcattttaaaattgcatttatctACATTTAtccaggtttggacacccctgatctataGTGATTATTAACCACATACcgattataagtatatatctctTTTAGGATTAAatcataatacattttgtttaactttaatttttttttatttaaaaatgtcagtcctttggaattaaagtgcaatgctattttattagatttacatgggttttatgtaaaaaaaattctcttttcaGCAAAGTTAGCTATAGAAGAAGcacatcatgttattataaaaaatattgttccgTATTTATTTCTACTCAAATATGCAGTTCAACTTCTTAAACTTTTGCTATAAATGAGATATACTCTTGCATAACCTAAATGACTAAATTGTTAACCTCCAGATTCTCCACCTCAAGACACTCATCAGGATAAAAGAGCAGCTCTTTCAAATGTATAACTCATTTCCATTAATGATACAAacttaaacatttacatattttaagttttattcaagCATGCTGGTTTGTTTTATCTAGGAAATTTGAATCaatacatttctaatatatatatatatatatatatatatatatctagtttGTTTTATCTAGGAAATTTGaatcaatatatacacacacattatatttactgttcatgtaaaaataattggtataaattaaatttttgtatttaaaaaatatattacatgtatctaactctgtgatttgatttatttctcttGTAGTTTAAATGATTGTGGcttaacagacaaaagctgtccagctctggctacagttcttggatcagatactagtctgaaagagctgaacatgaacaataataatctgcaggattcaggagtgaagatCCTCTGCACTGgactaaaaaatataaactgcaaattagagatactgaggtaagtttTGTGTCAATCCCCAGTGTTTGGTTAGAATTCAGATCCATCTGTTAACATGGACCTAGATGATTTGCCACAGAATTGAGGACAGAACTGCTTCAGCTTAGTGAAATTTTTAGGCTTTAATTGAATTCCCTCTCCCTCCTTAAAACTCTACGTTCTACTTCCTACCACTACATTCCAATGTGGTTTAAGAGTGGGCTTATGTTAGGCCatttcaaaactttaattttcttgtttttcaacCATTCTGAGGTTGTTTGTATGTTGTGGATTATTTAGATGAAAGACTTACACACCGGTTGAGTTTTAGATAATtgaaaacttaaaggggtcatgtactgcatttttttaattattttataatgttctctgtGTTGCACCTATAATGTTaccaagatttttacatcaaaaagcatcattatatagatataataggCTATTTTGTATCCAGGTTttgacaatacaatacaatatttatttgtaaagcacatttATAAGACAACTaaagttgaccaaagtgctgtacagaatagaataaaaattcagaaataagatgaataaaacaagactctcaaatttaaaacacaacaataacaaaacaattaaacaaatgatCAAGGGGTATTGAATGCTATAAAGATTAGATATGACTTTAGAGCAGACATAAAAGCAGAAATAGAGGGGGCTAATCTAATATGAATAGGTAGACAGTTACAGAGATTCGGTTGCAAAAGCTTGATCGCCTCGTGTTTTAAGTCTGGATCTAGGCACGATGAGTAGACAGATCTCTGGATCTCAATGTTCTAGAAGGGGTGTATGGATGGAGCAGGGCAGTCATGTACTGAGGGGCCAAATTATTGAGGGCTTTATAaacaaataacagaattttaaaatcagttattaaaatagaattacaaTAGTCTAAACGAGTTATTACAAAAAGCATTTGGAACTCTGTGATAACCGTTTGGAAGTTACTCTGTGATAAGAaactagcaaaaccagactgatgAATtccctaaggagacctgttaggAGACCTGTTaccccctctggtcttcacaggacatatcttTTCTTCCCAGAATCGGCACCGAGAATGCCTTacccaatgcatatatgcaccaaaacttgcactcaaaaaagacttctaaatggatatcagttccattgctcaactccatatcaatACATGTatccacacatttgattatatatgttctaatgtcttttttaaataaactcttgAATACTCTTAAGGgatatattcatgtttattatgtgtgtgttcgaatcttcttgctttgAAACGTtactgaccatcagttatttatcaaatgtatcatattgttGTTATAGGATCATGTcgcaaattataccctgcaagagcgggaaaattcggacatcgtgcttgataagatacaTATGATTATGAATGGGgtggacaaacaatgcaacacacacGAGGAAAGACAATATCTTATTGGTCCAAGAAAACATTTGAGGTGATTGTGGCCATAAAGGCCGAAGGCCCTttaatactcaggacaccatcaaattttgcttttagcttttaggcTTCATGtatttagcttttgctatcagtccaGGCCGGAGCTTTTAGCCTGCCTCCTAGCTTTACTTTTAGCGCGCTTTaggcttttagtcatgctttgtcatcatcttttagcgttcttcgagcgccgttccagcgtgcttcgaaGCCTGCACGCCTGatctgctacttagccacgatgagaagaaacacacctagtctcgtcaaactttacttctgttctttttactttagttcttttcttttccgtggttgaagagttcgtgttctgagttaagttttgtaacgcttGTGTCGtcagagtctgacctcgagtgcccgttcaacttcagccagcccacaactacGCATCTtcgccaacgcccaaccacggggcttcccaagacgtcacttcaacaacCTACTGAACTTCCAaaccaatcagcaacctcgggaaacccccttttcagcgacaacaaagggaacccagttacacaggcaatgcaagtaaggaaacctccagactctgatctgtactggtgtatctaatacaattttaacctcattgaggaactcagtgcgaggttaattaagtgattaatggttttcatgtctatgcaatttcacgtattgctgtaaactttggatttcacattttcatcctcttaaactcattctttcctaacttctatcttcctgcaacttgtgtgaatgtgtgagggcgtgt
Above is a genomic segment from Cyprinus carpio isolate SPL01 unplaced genomic scaffold, ASM1834038v1 S000006800, whole genome shotgun sequence containing:
- the LOC109073787 gene encoding LOW QUALITY PROTEIN: protein NLRC3-like (The sequence of the model RefSeq protein was modified relative to this genomic sequence to represent the inferred CDS: deleted 2 bases in 1 codon; substituted 1 base at 1 genomic stop codon), producing the protein MTLFIPRLEKVSKKTRNSSMXEKRGKMSLSQKQSVRSGSHVSSSVSVKSDWSKDAGPVFSEETASRTKRLQYETLDPDLQYHRNHKNFTDSLLQIFQDLESKIITFLKKELEKFKKIYKEDMQYFVKDFNENRCSMKEAALDLTLSFLREMKQDEAADTLEGKRLMIICQIVNYKCRERKKYQCVFEGIAKQGDSSLLKNIYTDLYITQGCSEQVNTEHEVRQIEVASRRHESQEIQVECKNLFEAPEQDKQIRTVLTKGVAGIGKSVSVQKFVLDWAEGKENQDISFIFPLPFREMNLKEQEKLSLMDLTTQFFPETKGLKLTRRNQFKVLFILDGLDECRLPVNFKDNETWSDVSSPASLDVLLTNLIKGNLLPSALIWITSRPASASKIPPDCIDRLTEIRGFNDAQKEEYFRKRFTDENQAKEIIDHVKQSKSLFIMCHIPVFCWISATVLQNILEEKRNNVVKNNQADDVSKTLQESNTEDTPKTLTQMYTHFLRFQIQQSRRKYDGEYTADVSWDKDAIFSLGKLAFDQLERNNVIFYDTDLEACGIDVYKASVYSGMCTQIFKEEIGILLGTMYCFVHLSIQEFIAALYAHLFLDINMKNVFDQDSTEQKNKSETIDLLRTTVVKVLESGSVYPDHFLHFLLRLSLQSKKNMIDLLKTAVDKAIESDNGHLDLFLRFLLGLSLQSNQRLLQGLLMQEDDNDQSKKEIVQYIKQKFEANLSPERSINLFYCLNELNDQTLVKDIQTHLSKGSLSSADLSPAQWSALVFVLLTSEEELEEFELQKFKKSDECLIRLSAVIKTSKRAL